The Flavobacterium sp. K5-23 genome segment TCTCTTTTCCACTAATTGTGATTCTCCCACCAGATCAATAGAACCATCCAGTTTTAAATAATGGGTAATCCATAAGCCTTGGCCGTCATTTTTTTCAATAGGAGTGGTGACTGTAGGATCAGCAATTGTTAACCTGCCAGCAGTTGAAAGTAAACCTAAAACTGTAATATCTTTATCCCCGGAACTTATATTATGTGATGATTGAACTATATTCCAATCAATTTGAGTTCCATAAACTGTGCTATTTGGTGTGTACCAAACTACTGGTTGCGCCCATGTGTTATTATTACTCCATACACCATCATTTGCTGATTTGTAGGGTAAAGGTGCTGTTTCTTGTTGAGGTGAATAAATATTTCTTAATCTACCATTAAGGCTACCTTTAGATGGAGATAAGTAACCACAATTTACAGTCATACGATAATAGCCATCTAAATCTGACCATAATAAAGGGTCATTATCGGTGCCGTTTTGTGTTAAATCAGGGCCGTAAATTTTTATAGGTATTATTTCCCCCATCACATTATCACCCCCGTCAAGTTTTATCTCTTGATTCATCATTTGACGTATATGTTCTATATTAAGTGCCTTGTTCCAAATTCTCAATTCATCGATCCAACCATGGTAATAGTTAATAGGTTTTTTAGTAGGTTTACCATTCACATCCAGATTGCCTATTTGGTCCATTGCTCCCAATATACATTGCATACTATTATCAGTAGGGGCAATGCCATTTGCACTTGCTTTTTCAACACCATCCATATATAATTTATAGGTGCTACCATTAAAAGTTACTGCAATATGATGCCATGTTGTTGCATCTATAGCATTACTTGATATATAATTAGTAGAACCCCAACGAAATTCGACTAAGCCTCCATTCAATCTTAAATCATATCCAGAAGCTAAATTATTAGCATCGCGTTTAGATAAGAGACTCTGTGTCCCTGTTAGGTCACCAGATTTTATCCACATCTCTATGCTAAATGGGCCTGTTCTGTCATAATTATCTTTAAAAGTGATGTAGTCATTTACACCGTCAAAATCAATTTGATCGCAACTGTTAATAGTTACGTCTACAGTACTCACACATCCGTTGACAGTCCATGCTAGTTTATATGTTCCAGGTTTTCCCGTAAATGTTGCATTAGGATCATTTATATTAGAAAATGTAGTGGTGCCAGTACATGCAATAGGTGCAATAGCTACACTCCAAGTTCCAATTTTACCCGTTGGAGGGTAATCTGGAGATATAGGTACTATGTTAGGAACTTTATAATTGTTTTTGTAAACGCCTTTGTTATAATTTTGTTGAGCACTAATGGTATTGTCGTAAGCTGATAAAGTTACTGTGTCTTCACCACATTCACCAACAATAGGGACTAAATTATCCCCTGCATAAGATAACGTGGCATCTATTTTGATAAATTCAGTACCTGCTATATCGTCACTTCTACATCCATTAATTAACGATGTTGCACCATAATTTTGTATCCCTGGAGTCACGGGTTTTATGGATACCGTTGAACCTGTAGCGACTACTACACCATAATCATCAGTCCATTCAATCACTTCGTCAATAGGATTGTCTGGAATCTCTACATTATCTATAGCCCAAACGCTATTTGTGGTTCCAGAGTATGTAAATTTAATTCTTAGACCGGTTAATCCTATATATTCTTGTAAATCAATAGATACATGTTTGTCAAGTTTGGTTCCTAAACTGGTTTTACAAGGTCCTGTAAAACCAGGGGTATTTGTAGCAAAACCAGTATTGCTTGGTCCAGTATAGTTATAGGCGGCTCCTGGATTTAGAATTACACCATAACTTGCGCCACCATCAACAGATATTTCTATTTTGACCCAAGCTCCAGCTTCTAAAAAATAGGCTTGGTCAAATTCTAAATGCGCAGTGGTTAAGCCAAGTGTATTAAAAATAGGCGTTTCCAATGTTGATAAAGGAGTAATAGTATGTACATTGTTTGGTTGGTTTACATATTGTGGAATTCCGGCTACGACGGCAAATTTTGTATTATCGGTAGTGTCATAGCAACGCCCATTATAATTTTTAGGCCCGTTGGTTTCTTTCCAATAAGTACTTTGACCATTATCTCCTCCAGCGGACATTTCAGCTTCACCATCTACTTGCCATCCTAAATTATTCAGATTAGCAGTATTAAACAAGCCACCTTCGTTAAATGCTAAATTAACACCATATTCACTTTCTACCACTACTGATACAGAAGCTCCTAAGCAAATAACATTATATTCTGTACCATTTATAATGGTTGGGGGGATATCTGGCGGTATAACTGTTATTATTGCAATTGGTGAAAACCCTAAACAATCACCTACATTTATTACAGCTCTTACCAAAGTAGTAACTAGAACATTCATAACGGTGTATGTGGTAGTTGTGTTAGTTGTGCCAATAATTGTTGACCAAGTAATCCCGCCATTAGTGGAAAACTCCCAACGGTTTATGCTGCTAGCCAATGCAGGATTTATATTCAATTTTAGAGTTACATCTTGTTGTATAGTATTGCCATTAATATCGACAGGACAAGCTGTTATTTCTATTATATTAGAAGCATTAGCAACTGTTTGTGTTTGAACATTATAACCAGTAAGTGTTCCACTATTAATAGTAGGAGCATCTATTCTGATTTTAGTAGAGCATAAAGCTGTATTGCCTTGACTATCTGTTACTGTTAATGCTACATTTTGAACACCAATGTCATTACAACCAAACGTGTACTTATCAAGGCTAAGTGTTATAGATCCACAATTATCAGTAGAACCATTATTTATTTGACTAGCTAAAATTGTTGCTTTTCCTGTAATGCCATCTAAAGTGACAACAAGTGTATTATCACCAATACATTTTGCTATAGGTTTTATAGCATCGTTAACTGTTATAGTTTGTGCGACATTTATGCTATTTCCTGCATTATCAGTTACCTTATAAATTCTAGTTATTATTACAGGACAAGAGCCAGATGGTGTATCGCTAACAAAAGCTACCACTGGATTTGCAGTACAATTATCTGCTTCATTAATAACTACTGTGATATCTGGTGCTGGTGCAGATCCTGATGCTACAATTGGAGCAGGGTTAGAGGCTGTTGGAATTTCATTATCTGTTACTGTAACAGTTTGATTGCAGGGTGTGGAAATATTTCCATTTTGGTCAGTAGCAGTCCATACCACGGTTGTGTTTCCCGTGCCAAATAAATATGTAGATGGGTTTATGATAACACCGCCAACTTTTGCTGTAATAATTAAGTTTCCGACTGTGGTACAATTGTCTAATGCAGTAGGAGTGTCAAGGTTTACTGTTGTAGAACAGTCTCCTGTTCCGTTCGCACTGGTATTGGCAGTTTTATTTATAGGACAAGTAATAGATGGTACTGTATTGTCATTGATATTAAATATATGGTTGACATCAGTAAAGTTTCCGCAAGCATCGGTTATGGTATATGTCCTTGTTATTGTACCATTATAGCTTTGTCCCGCCAAACTACCAGTAGATGATGTTACGGTAAGGCTAGCTGTGGCGGTACAATTATCTGAAGCATTAGCTCCCAATAAACTATTAAATGCGCTAATGGTTGCTACTGCTGTAGGTAAATTGCTAGAGCATTGTAAGGAGGTTGGGGTAGGTGCTGTTACTGTTGGTTTTGTATTGTCATCAACGGTAATGGTTTGAGAAGCACTGGAGTTGTTGCCACAAACATCTGTTGCTGTATAAGTACGTGTAATGGTATATCTATTTGCGCATGTTTGGCTAGAAATAACATCTGAAGCAACTGTAATTGTAATTGTTCCTCCACAAGTATCATTTGCTACAACCGCTCCAATATTAGTTGCTGGAACATTAGCAGCACAACTTACAGTAGTGTTGGCTGGTATGCTAGTGATTACAGGAGCCGTTTGGTCATAAACGGTAATGGTTTGAGAAGCACTGGAGTTGTTGCCACAAACATCTGTTGCTGTATAAGTACGTGTGATGGTATATCTATTTGCGCATGTTTGGCTAGAAATAACATCTGAAGCAACTGTAATTGTAATTGTTCCTCCACAAGTATCATTTGCTACAACCGCTCCAATATTAGTTGCTGGAACATTAGCAGCACAACTTACAGTAGTGTTGGCTGGTATGCTAGAGATTACAGGAGCCGTTTGGTCATCAACGGTAATGGTTTGAGAAGCACTGGAGTTGTTGCCACAAACATCTGTTGCTGTATAAGTACGTGTGATGGTATATCTATTTGCGCATGTTTGGCTAGAAATAACATCTGAAGCAACTGTAATTGTAATTGTTCCTCCACAAGTATCATTTGCTACAACCGCTCCAATATTAGTTGCTGGAACATTAGCAGCACAACTTACAGTAGTGTTGGCTGGTATGCTAGAGATTACAGGAGCCGTTTGGTCATCAACGGTAATGGTTTGAGAAGCACTGGAGTTGTTGCCACAAACATCTGTTGCTGTATAAGTACGTGTGATGGTATATCTA includes the following:
- a CDS encoding LamG-like jellyroll fold domain-containing protein, translating into MKKNYFFIILLLLTSFYGFGQCGDGIGPVLSGVPVSTTVECPNIPTVATVTATDVCDASSPVVNFSEIIDTGVCPNTYTITRTWTATDSESNITSASQIITVDDQTAPVITSIPANTTVSCAANVPATNIGAVVANDTCGGTITITVASDVISSQTCANRYTITRTYTATDVCGNNSSASQTITVDDQTAPVISSIPANTTVSCAANVPATNIGAVVANDTCGGTITITVASDVISSQTCANRYTITRTYTATDVCGNNSSASQTITVDDQTAPVISSIPANTTVSCAANVPATNIGAVVANDTCGGTITITVASDVISSQICANRYTITRTYTATDVCGNNSSASQTITVDDQTAPVISSIPANTTVSCAANVPATNIGAVVANDTCGGTITITVASDVISSQTCANRYTITRTYTATDVCGNNSSASQTITVDDQTAPVISSIPANTTVSCAANVPATNIGAVVANDTCGGTITITVASDVISSQTCANRYTITRTYTATDVCGNNSSASQTITVDDQTAPVISSIPANTTVSCAANVPATNIGAVVANDTCGGTITITVASDVISSQTCANRYTITRTYTATDVCGNNSSASQTITVDDQTAPVISSIPANTTVSCAANVPATNIGAVVANDTCGGTITITVASDVISSQTCANRYTITRTYTATDVCGNNSSASQTITVYDQTAPVITSIPANTTVSCAANVPATNIGAVVANDTCGGTITITVASDVISSQTCANRYTITRTYTATDVCGNNSSASQTITVDDNTKPTVTAPTPTSLQCSSNLPTAVATISAFNSLLGANASDNCTATASLTVTSSTGSLAGQSYNGTITRTYTITDACGNFTDVNHIFNINDNTVPSITCPINKTANTSANGTGDCSTTVNLDTPTALDNCTTVGNLIITAKVGGVIINPSTYLFGTGNTTVVWTATDQNGNISTPCNQTVTVTDNEIPTASNPAPIVASGSAPAPDITVVINEADNCTANPVVAFVSDTPSGSCPVIITRIYKVTDNAGNSINVAQTITVNDAIKPIAKCIGDNTLVVTLDGITGKATILASQINNGSTDNCGSITLSLDKYTFGCNDIGVQNVALTVTDSQGNTALCSTKIRIDAPTINSGTLTGYNVQTQTVANASNIIEITACPVDINGNTIQQDVTLKLNINPALASSINRWEFSTNGGITWSTIIGTTNTTTTYTVMNVLVTTLVRAVINVGDCLGFSPIAIITVIPPDIPPTIINGTEYNVICLGASVSVVVESEYGVNLAFNEGGLFNTANLNNLGWQVDGEAEMSAGGDNGQSTYWKETNGPKNYNGRCYDTTDNTKFAVVAGIPQYVNQPNNVHTITPLSTLETPIFNTLGLTTAHLEFDQAYFLEAGAWVKIEISVDGGASYGVILNPGAAYNYTGPSNTGFATNTPGFTGPCKTSLGTKLDKHVSIDLQEYIGLTGLRIKFTYSGTTNSVWAIDNVEIPDNPIDEVIEWTDDYGVVVATGSTVSIKPVTPGIQNYGATSLINGCRSDDIAGTEFIKIDATLSYAGDNLVPIVGECGEDTVTLSAYDNTISAQQNYNKGVYKNNYKVPNIVPISPDYPPTGKIGTWSVAIAPIACTGTTTFSNINDPNATFTGKPGTYKLAWTVNGCVSTVDVTINSCDQIDFDGVNDYITFKDNYDRTGPFSIEMWIKSGDLTGTQSLLSKRDANNLASGYDLRLNGGLVEFRWGSTNYISSNAIDATTWHHIAVTFNGSTYKLYMDGVEKASANGIAPTDNSMQCILGAMDQIGNLDVNGKPTKKPINYYHGWIDELRIWNKALNIEHIRQMMNQEIKLDGGDNVMGEIIPIKIYGPDLTQNGTDNDPLLWSDLDGYYRMTVNCGYLSPSKGSLNGRLRNIYSPQQETAPLPYKSANDGVWSNNNTWAQPVVWYTPNSTVYGTQIDWNIVQSSHNISSGDKDITVLGLLSTAGRLTIADPTVTTPIEKNDGQGLWITHYLKLDGSIDLVGESQLVEKRYTPTQFSESILAESSIGYIERDQQGKKNSFNYNYWSSPVSTIQGVINNTSHSIAGILRDGKTSATPIAINFGGGAYYADTAAVIPTDPIKISNRWIWSYNAAIVDGDDWGNYFQWNFIQSFGLLKVGEGFTMKGSGGEALIYETQNYVFIGKPNSGTITLNMIKDNSYLIGNPYPSALDADEFIKDNIKETINNKVGRNTENRFSGAIYFWDHFGVSNNHNLAEYQGGYATYSLAGGVKAINDSPLTVNDGALGSKAPERYIPVAQGFFIDGYLDSAIGEMLGTVVGGDVVFKNSQRVFVRETTASSLFMKSSGTKKTITQEITDTRLKIRLGFDSAVGAHRQLLVTVDSNTTNQFDIGYDAPMFDTNDNDMFWDISNSQFVIQAVPNFNDDQIIPMGIIVANEGKSTIKIDALENIPNTLEIYIYDNVTGIYHDIKNNDYTISLPIGEYNNRFSLQFVNKLYDVDKTNLDDGIIVYYTNNNKVLNIKNNFIDATVNAASLFNILGQSLEDWEIEDIKQNNIQIPINNKASGIYIVKIKTSKGEFGKKIIIR